From one Streptomyces sp. NBC_01478 genomic stretch:
- a CDS encoding LacI family DNA-binding transcriptional regulator: protein MTETAPRPTLEAVAARAGVSRATVSRVVNGGDGVRESLVERVRQAVEELGYVPNQAARSLVTKRHDAIAVVIAEPETRVFADPFFAMQLRGISKELTAHDSQLVLLLTEGRADHVRVGRYLAGGHVDGALVFSLHLDDPLPGLIQRAGVPTVFGGRPSWSEGTRAFGPTVYVDCDNRGGAREAVRHLVGLGRTRIAHITGALDQTSAVDRLDGFRDVMVDVDPRLIVESDFTPGGGERAMRELLDRCPDVDAVFAANDLTAYGALKVLREEGLRVPEDVAVIGFDDMLPVAEQTEPPLTTVRQDIEEMGRLMARLLLRGLDRRGVRDGIGGAPSSVILPTTLVHRASA, encoded by the coding sequence GTGACCGAGACAGCACCGCGTCCCACGCTGGAGGCCGTGGCCGCGCGGGCGGGGGTGTCGCGGGCCACCGTCTCCCGGGTGGTCAACGGCGGGGACGGGGTGCGGGAATCACTCGTCGAACGAGTCCGGCAGGCCGTGGAGGAACTCGGGTACGTCCCCAACCAGGCCGCCCGGAGCCTGGTCACGAAGCGGCACGACGCCATCGCGGTGGTGATCGCCGAACCGGAGACCCGCGTCTTCGCCGACCCCTTCTTCGCCATGCAACTCCGCGGCATCAGCAAGGAGTTGACCGCCCACGACTCCCAACTGGTGCTGCTCCTCACGGAAGGCCGCGCCGACCACGTCCGCGTCGGCCGCTATCTCGCCGGCGGCCATGTGGACGGCGCGCTCGTCTTCTCCCTGCACCTCGACGACCCGCTGCCCGGACTGATCCAACGGGCCGGTGTCCCCACGGTGTTCGGCGGCCGGCCCTCCTGGAGCGAGGGGACACGCGCCTTCGGCCCCACGGTGTACGTCGACTGCGACAACCGGGGCGGCGCCCGTGAGGCCGTACGGCATCTCGTCGGGCTCGGCCGCACCCGGATCGCGCACATCACCGGCGCGCTCGACCAGACGTCCGCGGTGGACCGGCTCGACGGGTTCCGGGACGTCATGGTCGACGTCGACCCGCGGCTGATCGTCGAGAGCGACTTCACTCCGGGCGGCGGTGAGCGTGCGATGCGGGAACTCCTGGACCGCTGCCCCGATGTGGACGCCGTGTTCGCCGCGAACGACCTCACCGCGTACGGCGCGCTGAAGGTGCTGCGGGAGGAGGGGCTGCGGGTGCCCGAGGACGTGGCGGTGATCGGCTTCGACGACATGCTGCCGGTCGCCGAACAGACCGAGCCGCCGCTCACGACGGTCCGTCAGGACATCGAGGAGATGGGCCGGTTGATGGCCCGCCTGCTGCTGCGCGGCCTCGACCGCCGGGGCGTCCGGGACGGCATCGGAGGCGCGCCGTCCAGCGTGATCCTGCCGACCACACTGGTCCACCGCGCCTCGGCGTGA
- a CDS encoding VOC family protein, producing the protein MLTTRFVNGAPNWLDVGSPDIDSAISFYGGLFGWRFQSAGPEAGGYGFFQLDGKTVAGGMPLQPEHESSAWTVYFQSPDAEATAKAVEQAHGAVLLQPMDVMDAGHMAILRDPAGAAFGIWQPGRTKGVDVTGDPGSLTWVELYTPDIAAAAAFYHASLGLETSAAPMAGVDYTCINPAGLGEDAMFGGVVPLDFDPTGAVSGAYWLAYFEVADVDATVTKALESGGKVTVPAATMEGVGRMAQLTDPHGARFAVIKSEPPQG; encoded by the coding sequence ATGCTCACCACCCGTTTCGTCAACGGCGCTCCCAACTGGCTGGACGTCGGCTCGCCCGACATCGACAGCGCCATCTCCTTCTACGGCGGTCTCTTCGGCTGGCGGTTCCAGTCGGCGGGACCCGAGGCCGGCGGCTACGGCTTCTTCCAACTCGACGGCAAGACCGTCGCCGGCGGCATGCCACTGCAGCCGGAGCACGAATCGTCCGCCTGGACCGTGTACTTCCAGAGCCCGGACGCGGAGGCCACGGCCAAGGCGGTGGAGCAGGCGCACGGCGCGGTCCTGCTCCAGCCGATGGACGTGATGGACGCGGGACACATGGCGATCCTCAGGGACCCGGCGGGCGCGGCGTTCGGCATCTGGCAGCCCGGCCGGACCAAGGGTGTCGATGTGACGGGAGATCCCGGTTCGCTGACCTGGGTCGAGCTGTACACGCCGGACATCGCCGCGGCGGCGGCGTTCTACCACGCCTCACTCGGCCTGGAGACCTCGGCCGCACCCATGGCGGGCGTCGACTACACGTGCATCAACCCGGCCGGCCTCGGCGAGGACGCGATGTTCGGCGGTGTCGTCCCGCTCGACTTCGACCCGACCGGCGCGGTCTCGGGGGCGTACTGGCTGGCGTACTTCGAGGTCGCCGACGTCGACGCCACGGTGACCAAGGCCCTGGAGTCCGGCGGCAAGGTCACCGTGCCGGCCGCCACCATGGAGGGCGTCGGCCGCATGGCCCAGCTCACCGACCCGCACGGCGCCCGCTTCGCCGTCATCAAGAGCGAGCCGCCGCAGGGTTGA
- a CDS encoding WhiB family transcriptional regulator — translation MHIDTITTPDLAWQQEALCAQTGADFFFPEPGSSVREAKRICGMCPIRSACLEYALDNDERFGVWGGLSEKERLEIRRGSR, via the coding sequence ATGCACATCGACACGATCACCACGCCCGACCTGGCCTGGCAGCAGGAGGCGTTGTGCGCGCAGACCGGGGCGGACTTCTTCTTCCCCGAGCCGGGCAGCTCCGTCAGGGAGGCCAAGCGGATCTGCGGCATGTGCCCGATCCGCTCCGCCTGTCTGGAGTACGCCCTCGACAACGACGAACGCTTCGGTGTGTGGGGTGGGCTGTCGGAGAAGGAGCGCCTGGAGATCCGGCGCGGCTCGCGTTGA
- a CDS encoding SDR family oxidoreductase, with the protein MTDEGGITEAELAAFHHVVGRLRELPVDDPVRLRAEQVAASFARDGRLRRRKARGADMTAADAAAMAATATGAVDRREDAPLGRRGEPAEVDAGGVYRKPRGCYVCKSPYRQVDSFYHRLCPDCAADNSARRALSTELSGRRALLTGGRVKIGFQLALMMLRDGAEVLVTSRFPHDTVRRFRAEPGSGKWLDRLTVLAVDLRDPRQVLGLCEELRQAGEPLDILVNNAAQTVRRPPQSYALLAAGERATLPEGARQAPGFTPMRMLAGGASALPVVLREADEAGLLPDPSPENSWSARLGALDPAEVLETQLVNALAPALLCDRLLPLLLASPRPRRYIINVTAVEGRFAVRNKMAGHPHTNMAKAALNMLTRTSAAELADQGVHMCAVDTGWITDENPAPKKGRMAEAGFRTPLDIVDGAARVYDPIVRGESGDPVSGVFLKDYREAAW; encoded by the coding sequence ATGACTGACGAGGGCGGGATCACCGAGGCGGAACTGGCGGCCTTCCACCATGTGGTGGGCAGACTGCGGGAGTTGCCCGTCGACGATCCGGTGCGCCTGCGCGCGGAACAGGTCGCCGCGTCCTTCGCACGGGACGGCCGGCTGCGCCGCCGCAAGGCCCGCGGCGCCGACATGACCGCGGCCGACGCGGCGGCGATGGCGGCGACGGCGACGGGGGCGGTGGACCGACGCGAGGACGCTCCGCTGGGTCGTCGGGGCGAGCCTGCCGAGGTGGATGCCGGGGGTGTGTACCGCAAGCCGCGTGGTTGCTATGTCTGCAAGTCGCCCTATCGACAGGTGGATTCCTTCTACCACCGGTTGTGTCCCGACTGCGCCGCCGACAACTCCGCGCGCCGGGCGCTGAGTACGGAGCTGAGCGGGCGGCGGGCGCTGCTCACCGGTGGGCGGGTGAAGATCGGTTTCCAGTTGGCGCTGATGATGCTGCGGGACGGTGCCGAGGTGCTGGTCACCTCGCGGTTTCCGCACGACACCGTGCGCCGGTTCCGCGCCGAGCCCGGCAGCGGGAAGTGGCTGGACCGGCTGACCGTGCTCGCCGTGGACCTGCGCGACCCGCGGCAAGTCCTCGGCCTCTGCGAGGAGTTGCGGCAGGCGGGCGAACCGCTGGACATCCTCGTCAACAACGCCGCGCAGACCGTACGACGCCCTCCGCAGTCATACGCGCTGCTGGCCGCGGGCGAGCGCGCCACCCTGCCCGAAGGGGCCCGGCAGGCGCCCGGGTTCACGCCGATGCGGATGCTCGCGGGCGGGGCCTCGGCGCTGCCGGTCGTGCTGCGCGAGGCCGACGAGGCCGGACTGCTGCCCGACCCGTCCCCGGAGAACTCCTGGTCGGCACGGCTCGGCGCCCTCGACCCGGCCGAGGTCCTGGAGACCCAGCTCGTCAACGCCCTCGCCCCCGCCCTCCTGTGCGACCGGCTGCTGCCCCTGCTGCTCGCCTCGCCGCGTCCACGCAGGTACATCATCAACGTCACCGCCGTGGAGGGCCGGTTCGCCGTCCGCAACAAGATGGCCGGCCACCCCCACACCAACATGGCCAAGGCCGCGCTGAACATGCTCACCCGCACCAGCGCCGCCGAACTCGCCGACCAGGGCGTCCACATGTGCGCCGTCGACACGGGCTGGATCACGGACGAGAACCCCGCCCCCAAGAAGGGCCGCATGGCCGAGGCGGGCTTCCGTACACCGCTCGACATCGTGGACGGCGCGGCCCGCGTCTACGACCCGATCGTGCGCGGCGAGTCCGGGGACCCGGTGTCCGGCGTGTTCCTCAAGGACTATCGAGAGGCGGCGTGGTGA
- a CDS encoding ribonuclease inhibitor encodes MEDAGGRAAAASEALGFAGVPSVVPRPATELGPLLDWLRAGRPAGERLDFTVGTALPDGRLDLCKQELGAEGAALVAEALGQGPSPVRHLLLGTDGLGDEGAEVVAGGSGDVETLYLGCNGITAGGACRIADQLRASPQVVTGVWLKRNPLGSGGGRAAAELIESARSLRTLDLVQTGLDPAGVTVLADALLAAADNGRRIERLFVGGNPLGADGAVPLAAVVAAGAIDELYVSAARLGDPGARLLADALERAPYGRLARLSVASNGIGPQAAARLVTAASTAGVGLLDLGRVRAAAVLGAADNHVDLRAAETIAGALVAAEHRLTHLVLSHTGMRSREAHRLLDTAPRAITPTRFVLGQGVAASIKRRLESLTAHLPAPSLAPDVAAVRSVHRTARPGEA; translated from the coding sequence ATGGAGGACGCGGGAGGGCGCGCGGCGGCGGCTTCGGAGGCGCTGGGCTTCGCCGGGGTGCCGTCCGTCGTGCCCCGTCCGGCCACCGAACTCGGGCCACTGCTCGACTGGTTGAGGGCGGGGCGACCGGCCGGGGAACGGCTGGACTTCACCGTCGGGACGGCGTTGCCCGACGGCCGACTCGACCTGTGCAAGCAGGAGTTGGGGGCGGAGGGCGCCGCGCTGGTCGCCGAGGCCTTGGGTCAAGGGCCGTCCCCTGTACGGCACTTGCTGCTCGGCACCGACGGGCTCGGGGACGAGGGCGCCGAGGTCGTCGCCGGTGGGAGCGGTGACGTCGAGACGCTCTATCTCGGGTGCAACGGGATCACGGCCGGCGGTGCCTGTCGGATCGCCGACCAGTTGCGTGCCTCGCCGCAGGTCGTCACCGGAGTGTGGCTCAAGCGCAACCCGCTGGGCAGCGGCGGCGGGCGGGCGGCGGCCGAACTCATCGAGTCCGCGCGGTCGTTGCGCACGCTCGACCTCGTGCAGACCGGGCTCGACCCGGCGGGAGTGACCGTCCTCGCCGACGCGCTGCTCGCCGCCGCCGACAACGGGCGCCGCATCGAGCGGCTCTTCGTCGGCGGCAACCCGCTCGGCGCGGACGGTGCCGTGCCCCTCGCCGCCGTCGTCGCGGCGGGCGCGATCGACGAACTCTACGTATCCGCCGCCCGGTTGGGAGACCCCGGCGCCCGCCTCCTGGCCGACGCCCTGGAGCGCGCGCCGTACGGCCGGCTCGCGCGGCTGTCCGTCGCCAGCAACGGCATCGGTCCGCAGGCCGCGGCGCGGCTGGTGACGGCGGCCAGCACGGCCGGGGTCGGGCTGCTCGACCTCGGCCGGGTCCGGGCGGCGGCCGTGCTCGGCGCGGCCGACAACCACGTCGATCTGCGTGCCGCCGAGACCATCGCGGGAGCCCTCGTGGCGGCCGAACACCGCCTCACCCATCTCGTGCTGTCCCACACGGGGATGCGCAGCCGTGAGGCCCACCGACTCCTCGACACGGCACCCCGCGCGATCACCCCCACCCGCTTCGTCCTCGGGCAGGGAGTCGCCGCCAGCATCAAACGCCGCCTGGAGTCCCTCACCGCCCACCTGCCCGCACCCTCGCTCGCCCCCGACGTGGCCGCCGTACGCAGCGTGCACCGCACGGCGCGGCCGGGAGAGGCCTAG
- a CDS encoding AAA family ATPase, which produces MSTETGQLTTPATERGRGEPSRLESFIDAMIDIGQTGQIFGEHGIGKTATFFTHIGRAHPGTALVYVPAANLTPDDLLVNAPVRDPHTGELVLRQLVMSQLKPGTPFVLLIDDSLQAGDTIQSQLMQIACNWTLGEHDLRALGCVGVFLTDNESLSETSARRGDLALLDRMVTMRITANDTSWRRHLAAKYRPWDLDPVFAVWASLSPALRELLSPRTLDHVLANAKEGFPLRWGLPLIDGERLKLAEPGPDGRPGQNRTAEILDRLAQALDVPNPATIPDPVRQVVRAALRNRWTVLLQGPPGCGKTELVRETVRAGLGREPLYFSLPVTNVEDLCAPVPSPDGTLDNLLAANFTGPGPKAIVWDEYNRPKDKAAFAKLMEITQEWSLAGRRIENLRAQIAVQNPPYHLGRKLLVSRNNIAQATRFTASLTVDPEDIPANEWLLARYGADAETVLEWWKHDIDDEGRAWITKRTLERLVKLHRKGLPLEMATVYLGDGEYAPVPLTALIDRFKGRPVTGLRELARDADLWEARLRRAAEHTDEGGDDSDVVHQILANAELSQLKKHRAVVARMVALLPAKLRATYLVGASDRQQRFWTDIFTGLARR; this is translated from the coding sequence ATGAGCACGGAGACAGGGCAGTTGACGACCCCGGCGACCGAGCGCGGCAGGGGTGAGCCGTCGCGCCTGGAGTCGTTCATCGACGCGATGATCGACATCGGGCAGACCGGGCAGATCTTCGGCGAGCACGGCATCGGCAAGACGGCGACGTTCTTCACCCACATCGGCCGCGCCCACCCGGGCACCGCGCTGGTGTACGTCCCGGCGGCGAATCTGACGCCGGACGACCTGCTGGTCAACGCGCCGGTGCGGGACCCGCACACCGGTGAACTCGTGCTGCGGCAACTGGTGATGAGCCAGTTGAAGCCGGGCACGCCGTTCGTGCTGCTCATCGACGACTCGCTGCAGGCCGGCGACACGATCCAGTCGCAGCTCATGCAGATCGCCTGCAACTGGACGCTGGGCGAGCACGATCTGCGCGCGCTCGGCTGCGTCGGGGTCTTCCTCACGGACAACGAGTCGCTGTCCGAGACCTCGGCCCGGCGCGGCGACCTCGCGCTGCTCGACCGCATGGTCACGATGCGGATCACGGCGAACGACACGTCCTGGCGTCGGCATCTCGCCGCCAAGTACCGCCCCTGGGACCTCGATCCGGTGTTCGCCGTATGGGCGTCGCTCTCCCCCGCGCTGCGCGAGCTGCTGTCCCCGCGCACGCTGGACCACGTCCTGGCCAACGCGAAGGAGGGTTTCCCGCTCCGCTGGGGCCTGCCCCTGATCGACGGCGAGCGGCTGAAGCTGGCCGAGCCGGGCCCCGACGGCAGGCCCGGGCAGAACCGCACGGCGGAGATCCTGGACCGTCTCGCCCAGGCCCTCGACGTGCCCAACCCGGCCACGATCCCCGATCCGGTACGGCAGGTGGTGCGGGCCGCGCTGCGCAACCGCTGGACGGTGCTGCTGCAGGGCCCGCCCGGCTGCGGCAAGACGGAGCTGGTCCGGGAGACGGTCCGCGCGGGCCTGGGCCGGGAGCCGCTGTACTTCTCGCTGCCGGTGACGAACGTCGAGGACCTGTGCGCGCCGGTCCCGTCGCCGGACGGCACCCTGGACAACCTGCTGGCGGCGAACTTCACCGGGCCCGGGCCCAAGGCGATCGTGTGGGACGAGTACAACCGCCCCAAGGACAAGGCCGCGTTCGCCAAACTCATGGAGATCACCCAGGAGTGGTCGCTGGCCGGCCGCCGGATCGAGAACCTGCGGGCGCAGATCGCCGTCCAGAACCCGCCGTACCACCTGGGCCGCAAGCTGCTGGTCTCGCGGAACAACATCGCTCAGGCGACGCGGTTCACGGCCTCCCTGACGGTGGATCCGGAGGACATCCCCGCCAACGAGTGGCTGCTCGCGCGGTACGGCGCGGACGCGGAGACGGTGCTGGAGTGGTGGAAGCACGACATCGACGACGAGGGCCGCGCCTGGATCACCAAGCGCACCCTGGAGCGGCTCGTCAAGCTGCACCGGAAGGGACTGCCGCTGGAGATGGCGACGGTCTATCTCGGCGACGGCGAGTACGCGCCCGTGCCGCTCACCGCCCTGATCGACCGCTTCAAGGGCCGCCCGGTCACCGGCCTGCGCGAACTGGCCCGTGACGCGGACCTCTGGGAGGCCCGGCTGCGGCGCGCCGCCGAGCACACCGACGAGGGCGGCGACGACAGCGACGTGGTCCACCAGATCCTCGCCAACGCGGAGTTGTCCCAACTGAAGAAGCACCGCGCGGTGGTGGCCCGCATGGTGGCCCTGTTGCCGGCGAAGCTGCGGGCGACGTATCTGGTGGGGGCGTCGGATCGGCAACAGCGGTTCTGGACGGACATCTTCACGGGGCTGGCGCGTCGCTGA
- a CDS encoding DUF2201 family putative metallopeptidase → MAYGERGRRTPVVDLADRRALERYRPADPATVAEARRLKEAALLDFGLTESAVASWLYAKCHHQIPTTAVDTAAVVASGDGSCLLLFNPDFFVGLGLDGVKFVLFHEARHLVQRHLFADLELRDDPVFELAAEVSINHVALVRLARPELPLLNGRPTGIDPRKIHALYHEDLTAHGLEPVPYDEFVATDMKVYGELKRMRHPPVPERHLCVHLVDGWVPADQETVDAVTSSALLNSLLAARRGHAGAERELLDLMGRTEDGSARAGRIWGTLGAGVLRGETARTRTVHWWQRWLVDVLGSKLRDGERLVYPKKRGALLAALGQDPMLARRGPVRDKVLVIAYDTSGSMPQQVITWLTELVGRIDGVEAHWLSFDAMVMPFRPGERVYGGGGTSFQVVADYVEGRTEVNGRRFDVTPDAVVMLTDGYAPPVTPAEPDKWIWLITEGGSEWPETHTPAMDCHRVTTGSR, encoded by the coding sequence ATGGCGTACGGGGAGCGGGGTCGGCGTACCCCTGTGGTCGATCTGGCCGACCGCAGGGCGCTGGAGCGGTACCGGCCGGCGGACCCGGCGACGGTCGCCGAGGCGCGGCGGCTGAAGGAGGCCGCGCTGCTGGACTTCGGGCTGACGGAGTCGGCGGTGGCGTCCTGGCTGTACGCGAAGTGCCATCACCAGATCCCGACGACAGCGGTGGACACGGCGGCCGTGGTCGCCTCCGGCGACGGCTCCTGCCTGCTGCTCTTCAACCCGGACTTCTTCGTCGGACTCGGCCTGGACGGCGTGAAGTTCGTGCTCTTCCACGAGGCACGGCATCTGGTGCAGCGCCATCTGTTCGCCGACCTCGAACTGCGCGACGACCCGGTCTTCGAGCTGGCCGCCGAGGTCTCCATCAACCATGTCGCCCTGGTCCGGCTCGCCCGGCCCGAACTGCCGCTGCTGAACGGCCGGCCGACGGGCATCGACCCCCGGAAGATCCACGCCCTCTACCACGAGGACCTCACCGCGCACGGCCTGGAGCCCGTCCCGTACGACGAGTTCGTCGCGACCGACATGAAGGTCTACGGCGAGCTGAAGCGGATGCGGCACCCTCCGGTCCCGGAGCGGCACCTGTGCGTGCACCTGGTGGACGGGTGGGTACCGGCCGACCAGGAGACGGTGGACGCGGTGACGTCGTCCGCGCTGTTGAACTCCCTGCTCGCGGCCCGGCGCGGACACGCGGGCGCGGAGCGGGAGTTGCTCGACCTGATGGGCCGCACGGAGGACGGTTCCGCGCGGGCCGGCCGGATCTGGGGGACCCTCGGCGCGGGCGTCCTGCGCGGCGAGACGGCACGCACGCGTACGGTCCACTGGTGGCAGCGCTGGCTGGTCGACGTCCTCGGCTCGAAGCTGCGCGACGGCGAGCGGCTGGTGTACCCGAAGAAGCGCGGCGCCCTGCTCGCGGCCCTCGGCCAGGACCCGATGCTCGCGCGCCGCGGCCCGGTCCGGGACAAGGTCCTGGTCATCGCGTACGACACCTCGGGCTCGATGCCGCAGCAGGTGATCACCTGGCTCACCGAACTCGTCGGCCGCATCGACGGGGTCGAGGCGCACTGGCTGTCGTTCGACGCCATGGTCATGCCGTTCCGGCCTGGCGAGCGGGTCTACGGCGGTGGCGGCACGAGTTTCCAGGTGGTCGCTGACTACGTGGAGGGGCGTACGGAGGTGAACGGCCGGCGGTTCGACGTCACCCCGGACGCGGTCGTGATGCTCACGGACGGGTACGCGCCGCCGGTCACGCCCGCCGAGCCGGACAAGTGGATCTGGCTGATCACCGAGGGCGGCAGCGAGTGGCCCGAGACGCACACCCCGGCGATGGACTGCCATCGCGTCACGACAGGATCGCGGTAG
- a CDS encoding acyl-ACP desaturase produces MTITSPHLGSPAVWTDAKLLYALEEVVETELNRHLKVTKDWMPHEYVPWSDARNFPGFFEDGEAWGKEQSKVTEIGRIALVVNLLTEDNLPSYHHEIASLFGRDGAWGTWVHRWTAEEGRHGIVMRDYLLASRAVDPDKLEAFRMQHMSEGFESDNRHSMLHSVAYVAFQELATRVSHRNTGHQSGDPVCDRMLARIATDENLHMVFYRNLLKAAFELAPDLTMQAVRDVLVNFRMPGHGMPGFERFAAQMAIGEVYNLRIHHDDVIQPVLRFLKVMEIDGLGPEGQQAQEEIALYMGGLDSEASKFDEKLANRKARMAARASA; encoded by the coding sequence GTGACGATCACTTCCCCGCACCTCGGCAGCCCCGCAGTCTGGACCGACGCCAAGCTGCTGTACGCGTTGGAGGAAGTCGTCGAGACGGAGCTCAACCGGCACCTCAAGGTCACCAAGGACTGGATGCCGCACGAGTACGTGCCGTGGAGCGACGCCCGGAACTTCCCCGGCTTCTTCGAGGACGGCGAGGCCTGGGGCAAGGAGCAGTCCAAGGTCACCGAGATCGGCCGCATCGCCCTCGTCGTGAACCTCCTTACGGAGGACAACCTCCCCAGCTACCACCACGAGATCGCCTCCCTCTTCGGCCGCGACGGCGCCTGGGGCACCTGGGTGCACCGCTGGACGGCGGAGGAGGGCCGGCACGGCATCGTCATGCGGGACTACCTGCTCGCCTCCCGCGCGGTCGACCCGGACAAGCTCGAAGCGTTCCGCATGCAGCACATGAGCGAAGGCTTCGAGTCGGACAACCGGCACTCGATGCTGCACTCCGTGGCGTACGTCGCCTTCCAGGAGCTGGCCACGCGCGTCTCGCACCGCAACACCGGCCACCAGTCGGGCGACCCGGTCTGCGACCGCATGCTGGCCCGCATCGCGACCGACGAGAACCTCCACATGGTCTTCTACCGCAACCTCCTGAAGGCCGCGTTCGAGCTCGCCCCCGACCTCACCATGCAGGCCGTGCGCGACGTCCTCGTCAACTTCCGGATGCCCGGTCACGGCATGCCCGGCTTCGAGCGGTTCGCCGCCCAGATGGCCATCGGCGAGGTCTACAACCTGCGCATCCACCACGACGACGTCATCCAGCCCGTGCTGCGCTTCCTGAAGGTCATGGAGATCGACGGTCTCGGCCCCGAGGGACAGCAGGCCCAGGAGGAGATCGCCCTCTACATGGGCGGCCTGGACTCCGAGGCCTCGAAGTTCGACGAGAAGCTGGCGAACCGCAAGGCCCGCATGGCGGCCCGCGCGAGCGCCTGA
- the ddaH gene encoding dimethylargininase, whose translation MPSKKALVRRPSPRLAEGLVTHIEREKVDVEQAFEQWEAYAQTLRVHGWETIEVDPADDCPDSVFVEDAVVMYKNVALIARPGAESRREETGGVEEAVARLGCSVNWVWDPGTLEGGDVLKVDDTIYVGRGGRTNAAGIQQLRAVFEPLGARVVSVPVSKVLHLKSAVTALPDGTVLGHIPMVDRPSLFPRFLSVPEEAGAHVVLLGGDKVLMAASAPKTADLLADLGHEPVVVDISEFEKLEGCVTCLSVRLRELYA comes from the coding sequence GTGCCCAGCAAGAAGGCGCTCGTGCGCCGCCCCAGCCCGCGCCTGGCCGAAGGGCTGGTCACGCACATCGAGCGGGAGAAGGTCGATGTCGAGCAGGCCTTCGAGCAGTGGGAGGCGTACGCGCAGACGCTGCGGGTGCACGGCTGGGAGACCATCGAGGTGGACCCTGCCGACGACTGCCCCGACTCCGTGTTCGTCGAGGACGCGGTGGTCATGTACAAGAACGTGGCGCTGATCGCCCGGCCCGGCGCCGAGTCCCGGCGCGAGGAGACGGGCGGGGTCGAGGAGGCGGTGGCCCGGCTCGGCTGCTCGGTGAACTGGGTCTGGGACCCGGGCACCCTGGAGGGCGGTGACGTGCTCAAGGTCGACGACACCATCTACGTCGGCCGGGGCGGCCGGACGAACGCGGCCGGCATCCAGCAGTTGCGGGCCGTGTTCGAGCCGCTCGGTGCGCGGGTGGTCTCCGTGCCCGTGAGCAAGGTGCTGCATCTGAAGTCGGCGGTCACCGCGCTGCCCGACGGGACGGTGCTCGGGCACATCCCGATGGTGGACCGGCCCTCGCTCTTCCCGCGCTTCCTGTCGGTGCCCGAGGAGGCCGGCGCGCATGTGGTGCTGCTCGGCGGCGACAAGGTGCTGATGGCGGCGAGCGCGCCCAAGACGGCCGATCTGCTCGCCGACCTCGGCCACGAGCCGGTCGTGGTGGACATCAGCGAGTTCGAGAAACTCGAAGGGTGTGTGACCTGCCTCTCGGTCCGGCTCCGGGAGCTGTACGCCTGA